The following are encoded together in the Phocoena sinus isolate mPhoSin1 chromosome 11, mPhoSin1.pri, whole genome shotgun sequence genome:
- the RNF5 gene encoding E3 ubiquitin-protein ligase RNF5 — protein MAAAEEEDGGPEGPNRERGGAGATFECNICLETAREAVVSVCGHLYCWPCLHQWLEARPERQECPVCKAGISREKVVPLYGRGSQKPRDPRLKTPPRPQGQRPAPESRGGFQPFGDTGGFHFSFGVGAFPFGFFTTVFNTHEPFRRGTGVDLGQGHPASSWQDSLFLFLAVFFFFWLLSI, from the exons ATGGCAGCAGCGGAGGAGGAGGACGGGGGCCCCGAAGGGCCAAACCGcgagcggggcggggcgggcgcgaCCTTCGAATGTAATATATGTCTGGAGACTGCTCGGGAAGCTGTGGTCAGTGTGTGTGGCCACCTGTACTG TTGGCCCTGTCTCCATCAG tggctGGAGGCACGGCCAGAGCGGCAAGAGTGCCCAGTGTGTAAAGCTGGGATCAGCAGAGAAAAGGTTGTCCCCCTTTACGGGCGAGGGAGCCAGAAGCCCCGGGATCCCAG atTGAaaaccccaccccgcccccagggcCAGCGACCCGCTCCAGAGAGCAGAGGG GGATTCCAGCCATTTGGCGATACTGGGGGCTTTCACTTCTCATTTGGTGTTGGCGCTTTTCCCTTTGGCTTTTTCACCACCGTCTTCAATACCCACGAGCCATTCCGTCGGGGTACAG GTGTGGATCTAGGACAGGGTCACCCGGCCTCCAGCTGGCAGGACTCCCTCTTCCTGTTTCTCGCcgtcttcttctttttctggctgcTCAGTATTTGA